The Acidiferrobacterales bacterium genome segment AATTTGGTTGGGTCGACATCGAAGACTTACGGCAACGCTTACTCATTTCTACTTCTGGTTTGCAAGCTTGGGGGAGACATGAGGGTTCCTCCGAGTATGATTCCCCTGATATTGAAAACGAAGACTCGTATGGTGACATTGTTGATGATTTGATTAATGAAAAGAAACGAACGGAAATTGACAATACCTTGGATTCCTTAATTACTGGTCGTAACTGAAATCAAATACTGATGAAGTCAAATACTGAGTTTTACGCATCAATTCGCGATCAATATCGTTCAGGTACTCACAATATTGGTAAAGACTTCTTTGTCCCGTGTATGTCGAGATGCACTGAATATTGCCGAGCGGTTGGATTCTTCTCGAGCACTGCATTAACAAATTGGTGTGCGTTGCTTGACAAACTTTTTAACAACGAAAAAATTCCGCTTCGTCTAATAATATCACCAGAATTATCACCTACTGACGCTGCTGTTTTACGGGATGTTGTAACTGATGAAGGTCGAAAACGAGCACAGAATTTGATTGTCGAAAGACTTATATCTGGGATTCTAAATTTGGAACACGGTAGCTTGCAAGATGAATATCGGGTAAAGATTTTTAGTTGGTTGATTGCTACAGAAACCCTTGAATTGAAATTTGCTTTTGCTAACCATGCGAAAGTTTCTGGGATCTTTCATGATAAGCTAGGTCTTTTCAAATTCAGTGATGGTGAGAAGATAGCGTTTTCTGGCTCAGCTAACGAAACCATTTACGGTCACGAAATAAACTACGAATCCATTGATGTATACCGAAGTTGGGTACCAGAGGATAAAAGTAGAGTTCTGAATAAAGAAAGAGATTTTGAAGAGGCGTGGTCAAATACCGCGAGTGGCTTAATTGTAAAACCATTAAGCGAAGATACCATTAGAATGATTAAGGTGCGCGCACCGTCACACAAACCAATTCCGCCTGATAAACCGAAATTAGATGTTCGTCCACGTTCGGTTACCTCGCCAGTCGAGTCAGCCTCAAGCAAAACAGATATTAGATGGTTGCATCAGTCTGAAGCTGTCGAAAGGGTTATTCAACTGCGGTCAGGAATTATTGAAATGGCGACCGGAACAGGGAAAACACACACAGCTTTACAAATCTTTTCGGTGCTTTTGGACAGAGATCAAATAGACAGTGCTATTGTCACTACCATAGGAAATGATCTCTTAGACCAGTGGAGTAGTGAAATATCAAGTTGGCTCCTAAACGAAAACAGAGACCTGGCTATTGTCAAGCATTACGATACTCACAAAAATTACGATACATTTGTGCTTGATCCGAGTGATTGCATACTTTTGATTTCTTTGAATCAATTAGGTGATCTATTTCAACGTTTGTCACCTGATAAACGCCACAGAACCATCATAGTACACGATGAAGTGCACGGGTTAGGAGTTCCTACAGCCCAAGAGCGACTACATGGTCAACACAAGTATTTTCCGTATCGATTGGGACTTAGCGCGACT includes the following:
- a CDS encoding DEAD/DEAH box helicase family protein, with protein sequence MKSNTEFYASIRDQYRSGTHNIGKDFFVPCMSRCTEYCRAVGFFSSTALTNWCALLDKLFNNEKIPLRLIISPELSPTDAAVLRDVVTDEGRKRAQNLIVERLISGILNLEHGSLQDEYRVKIFSWLIATETLELKFAFANHAKVSGIFHDKLGLFKFSDGEKIAFSGSANETIYGHEINYESIDVYRSWVPEDKSRVLNKERDFEEAWSNTASGLIVKPLSEDTIRMIKVRAPSHKPIPPDKPKLDVRPRSVTSPVESASSKTDIRWLHQSEAVERVIQLRSGIIEMATGTGKTHTALQIFSVLLDRDQIDSAIVTTIGNDLLDQWSSEISSWLLNENRDLAIVKHYDTHKNYDTFVLDPSDCILLISLNQLGDLFQRLSPDKRHRTIIVHDEVHGLGVPTAQERLHGQHKYFPYRLGLSATPEREYDEQGNNFIESEIGEIIFSFPIEAAIARGTLCEFDYVALDYDLTPNDQERIQMVYRKQAARKHAGNPMTKEELWIDIARVHKTAEMKPVVFREYLQTHPNVLNRTIIFVDTKEYGEKILSNLQEYTHLYRTYYAEDDRDNLVAFSKGEIDCLITCHRISQGIDIQSLKNIVLLSSARAKLETIQRIGRCLRTEPLNPNKKATVIDFVRITIPASDVLSADQTRCEWLSELSKVKRGDQIEH